One Lentisphaerota bacterium genomic window carries:
- a CDS encoding AURKAIP1/COX24 domain-containing protein, producing MGTIKKKRRAKMSKHKHRKRLKANRHKNK from the coding sequence GTGGGAACGATCAAGAAGAAACGCCGCGCCAAAATGTCCAAGCACAAGCACCGCAAACGCCTGAAGGCCAATCGCCACAAGAACAAGTAG
- a CDS encoding ATP phosphoribosyltransferase, which translates to MPVILGLPKGSLQEATCNMMKKAGFSVSVGSRSYMPSVDDAGLSCRLIRAQEISRYVELGVLEAGITGYDWIYENNSDVVEVAELIYAKQGMRPVRWVVAVPNESPIKEPKDLMGKRIATEAVGLTKRYLAKHGVEADVEFSWGATEVKAPELVDAIVELTETGSSLRANNLRIVDVVLESTTRLIANKKAWLDPVKRAKIEQLALLLGGALAAESRVLLKMNAPARSLDAITAILPALHAPTVMPLSDPNWHAVESVVEEKVVRDIIPQLRQAGAEGIIELPLNKVII; encoded by the coding sequence ATGCCCGTCATTCTTGGCTTACCCAAAGGCAGCCTCCAGGAGGCCACCTGCAACATGATGAAGAAGGCCGGCTTTTCCGTGTCCGTCGGCTCGCGTTCATACATGCCGAGCGTGGACGATGCGGGGCTCAGTTGCCGCCTGATCCGGGCTCAGGAGATCAGCCGCTACGTCGAGCTCGGCGTGCTGGAAGCCGGCATCACGGGATACGACTGGATCTACGAGAACAACTCCGACGTTGTCGAAGTCGCCGAGCTCATTTACGCCAAGCAGGGGATGCGCCCGGTGCGCTGGGTGGTCGCCGTTCCGAATGAATCGCCCATTAAAGAACCCAAAGACCTGATGGGCAAACGGATCGCTACCGAGGCGGTCGGGCTGACCAAGCGCTATCTCGCCAAGCACGGCGTCGAGGCCGATGTCGAATTCTCGTGGGGCGCCACCGAAGTCAAGGCCCCCGAGCTGGTTGACGCCATTGTTGAGCTGACCGAGACGGGTTCGTCCCTGCGCGCCAACAACCTGCGCATCGTGGACGTGGTGCTGGAATCCACCACCCGTCTGATCGCCAACAAAAAGGCATGGCTGGATCCGGTAAAACGCGCCAAGATCGAGCAGCTCGCGCTGCTTCTCGGCGGCGCGCTGGCGGCCGAATCCCGCGTGCTCCTGAAAATGAACGCTCCCGCCCGGTCGCTCGACGCGATCACGGCCATCCTGCCGGCGCTGCACGCCCCGACGGTGATGCCGCTCAGCGACCCCAACTGGCACGCTGTCGAATCGGTCGTGGAGGAGAAGGTGGTGCGCGACATTATCCCCCAACTGCGCCAGGCTGGCGCGGAGGGGATCATCGAACTGCCGTTGAACAAGGTTATCATCTGA
- the ispG gene encoding flavodoxin-dependent (E)-4-hydroxy-3-methylbut-2-enyl-diphosphate synthase, translated as MARHHAERLTRDRTRQISLGGVAIGGGAPVSVQTMTTSDTRDVVATVTQIQAAAEAGADIVRVAIPDADAAAALRAIRRQVTVPLVADIHFDHRLALAAVAAGVDGLRINPGNIGGTEQVRAVVAAARPKKIPIRIGVNGGSLERDILDRHGAPTAEALVESALRHVALLESEGYHEIKISVKASDVPRTLAAYRLLAEQTAYPIHLGVTEAGTFLAGTVRSCVAMGALLLEGLGDTIRVSLTDTPLNEVKVGVELLRAAALRAPGASVTSCPTCGRTQVDVVDVATTIEIQLERYYREHPSAPRPHVAVMGCLVNGPGEARGADIALAGGNGKFALYVRGEQIAVIPACEAVGRVVEWVKTWRPG; from the coding sequence ATGGCAAGGCATCATGCAGAACGGCTGACGCGTGACCGGACGCGGCAGATCAGCCTGGGCGGGGTCGCTATCGGCGGCGGCGCGCCGGTGAGCGTGCAGACCATGACCACGAGCGACACGCGCGATGTGGTTGCAACCGTCACGCAGATCCAGGCGGCGGCCGAGGCGGGAGCGGACATTGTCCGCGTCGCCATTCCCGATGCCGATGCGGCCGCCGCATTGCGCGCGATCCGCAGGCAGGTTACGGTCCCGCTGGTGGCCGACATCCATTTCGACCACCGTCTCGCGCTTGCCGCAGTCGCCGCCGGCGTGGACGGGTTGCGCATCAATCCGGGAAACATCGGCGGCACCGAACAGGTGCGCGCGGTGGTGGCCGCCGCGCGGCCGAAGAAGATACCCATCCGCATCGGCGTCAACGGGGGCTCGCTGGAGCGCGACATTCTGGATCGTCATGGCGCGCCGACCGCCGAGGCACTGGTGGAGAGCGCGCTGCGGCATGTGGCGCTGCTGGAGTCCGAGGGCTACCACGAGATCAAGATTTCGGTCAAGGCGTCCGATGTCCCCCGAACGCTGGCGGCGTACCGGTTGCTGGCAGAACAAACCGCCTATCCGATCCATCTGGGCGTGACCGAAGCCGGGACGTTTCTGGCGGGGACGGTGCGCTCGTGCGTGGCGATGGGCGCGTTGTTGTTGGAAGGGTTGGGCGACACGATCCGCGTGTCGCTCACCGACACGCCGCTGAACGAGGTCAAGGTGGGCGTGGAGTTGCTGCGCGCCGCCGCGCTCCGCGCGCCCGGCGCGAGCGTCACGTCGTGCCCCACGTGCGGGCGGACGCAGGTGGACGTGGTGGACGTCGCGACCACCATCGAGATCCAGTTGGAACGCTACTATCGCGAGCATCCCAGCGCGCCACGGCCGCATGTCGCGGTTATGGGCTGTTTGGTCAATGGTCCAGGCGAAGCGCGCGGAGCCGACATCGCCTTGGCCGGCGGCAACGGCAAGTTCGCCCTCTATGTTCGGGGCGAACAGATCGCGGTGATCCCCGCGTGCGAGGCGGTCGGACGGGTGGTCGAGTGGGTGAAAACCTGGCGTCCCGGATGA
- a CDS encoding nucleoid-structuring protein H-NS, which produces MAHKEPAVGSKGWLSYRPEIKVLDVTIRDGGLMNNHQFTPDLVRAVYRTACEAGVDYVELGYKSSKKVFTTTENGPWKFCDEAALREVIGDKNPAVKLAVMADAERCDYHTDILPREKSVLDMIRVATYIHQIPTAVEMIKDAHDKGYETTVNLMAISTVQESELDAALDVFAQTPVDVVYLVDSFGTMYSEEIRALMAKFRRVTDATGKQVGIHTHNNCQLAYANTIEAIICGANYLDASLAGLGRGSGNCQMELLLGFLHNPKYQLRPLLACIRDHIEPLRKEFFWGYSIPYMITGILNQHPRDAIAFMESGKCDDIVKFYDKMREAE; this is translated from the coding sequence ATGGCACACAAAGAACCCGCTGTCGGTTCAAAAGGATGGCTCTCGTATCGGCCCGAAATCAAAGTTCTGGATGTGACGATTCGTGACGGCGGGTTGATGAATAACCATCAATTCACCCCCGATCTGGTGCGCGCGGTTTATCGCACGGCGTGCGAGGCCGGCGTGGACTACGTCGAGCTCGGCTACAAGAGTTCCAAGAAAGTGTTCACGACGACGGAGAACGGCCCGTGGAAGTTTTGTGACGAAGCGGCCCTGCGTGAGGTGATCGGCGACAAGAACCCCGCCGTCAAACTCGCCGTGATGGCCGACGCCGAACGGTGCGATTATCATACCGACATTCTGCCCCGCGAAAAGAGCGTGCTCGACATGATCCGCGTGGCCACCTATATCCACCAGATCCCCACGGCCGTCGAAATGATCAAGGACGCCCACGACAAGGGGTACGAGACAACCGTCAACCTGATGGCGATCTCGACCGTTCAGGAGAGCGAGTTGGACGCGGCTTTGGACGTTTTTGCGCAGACGCCGGTGGATGTCGTCTACCTGGTGGACAGCTTTGGCACGATGTATTCGGAGGAGATTCGGGCGCTGATGGCCAAATTCAGGCGCGTGACCGACGCCACGGGCAAGCAGGTGGGCATCCACACCCATAACAACTGCCAGCTCGCCTACGCCAACACCATCGAAGCGATCATCTGCGGTGCCAATTACCTCGACGCCAGCCTCGCCGGCCTCGGCCGCGGCTCGGGCAATTGCCAGATGGAACTGCTGCTGGGCTTCCTGCACAATCCCAAGTACCAACTGCGCCCGCTGCTGGCGTGCATCCGCGATCACATCGAGCCCCTGCGCAAGGAGTTCTTCTGGGGCTATAGCATCCCCTACATGATCACGGGCATTCTCAACCAGCATCCCCGCGACGCCATCGCATTCATGGAGAGCGGGAAATGCGATGACATCGTCAAGTTCTACGACAAGATGCGCGAGGCGGAGTAG
- a CDS encoding Rrf2 family transcriptional regulator, with protein MVVSTKGRYGLRVLLDVALHQKAGPVTLADISRRQGISQKYLWQVINPLKGAGLLSATRGARGGYVLARTPASLTMREILAILEGPIALSACAAGATGCERRTDCAAAEVWSEIEEKLNDILQSITLKGILQRSQDREDRGIPNYDI; from the coding sequence ATGGTCGTTTCAACCAAAGGGCGGTATGGGTTGCGGGTATTGCTGGATGTGGCTCTCCACCAGAAAGCCGGGCCGGTGACACTGGCGGATATTTCCCGGCGGCAGGGGATTTCTCAAAAATACCTGTGGCAGGTGATCAACCCGTTGAAAGGAGCCGGACTATTGAGCGCCACGCGCGGGGCGCGTGGTGGCTATGTTTTGGCGCGGACCCCGGCGTCGTTGACCATGCGGGAGATCCTCGCCATCCTGGAGGGGCCCATTGCACTGTCCGCCTGTGCAGCGGGCGCCACGGGGTGTGAACGCCGCACGGACTGCGCCGCCGCCGAGGTGTGGTCCGAGATCGAGGAGAAACTGAACGACATTCTGCAGTCCATCACCTTGAAGGGCATTCTACAACGGAGCCAGGACCGTGAAGACCGCGGCATACCGAACTACGATATCTAG
- a CDS encoding PLP-dependent transferase — protein MSVPNSKLSTLLAQAGSRRDPATGAISVPVYQTASFSHPALGRSTGFDYSRTSNPTRLALEETLAAADGGARGFAFASGLAALDTLLRLFAPGDRIVVTEDLYGGTFRLFERVFRPLGIDARYVDTADTAAVGRALDDPRMRAVFVETPTNPLLKIADLRALAARTRPRGALLIVDNTFLTPCLQRPLELGADVVTYSATKFLAGHNDVVAGALVVRTPELADKIAFLQNACGAVLGPQDAWLTLRGLKTLPLRLRQQQENATAIAVWLSGHPRVRRVLYPGIPAHPGHEILVREGSGFGGMIAFEVDDPDRIPAILENVHVFLFAESLGGVESLITYPAVQTHADIAPATRERLGINARLLRLSVGIEDRDDLIRDLASVL, from the coding sequence ATGTCGGTTCCGAATTCCAAGTTATCCACCCTCCTTGCCCAGGCCGGGTCCCGCCGCGACCCGGCGACCGGCGCGATCTCCGTGCCCGTCTATCAGACTGCCTCGTTCAGTCACCCCGCCCTGGGACGCTCCACCGGCTTTGACTATTCCCGCACCTCCAACCCCACGCGGCTGGCGCTGGAAGAGACTCTGGCGGCGGCCGACGGCGGCGCCCGCGGCTTCGCCTTTGCCTCGGGTCTGGCCGCGCTCGACACCCTCCTGCGCCTCTTCGCCCCCGGCGACCGCATCGTGGTCACCGAGGATCTTTACGGCGGGACCTTCCGCCTGTTCGAGCGGGTCTTCCGTCCGCTCGGCATCGACGCCCGCTACGTGGACACCGCCGACACCGCCGCCGTGGGGCGGGCCCTCGATGATCCGCGCATGCGGGCCGTCTTCGTCGAGACCCCCACCAATCCGCTGCTCAAGATCGCCGACCTCCGCGCGCTCGCCGCCCGGACCCGCCCCCGCGGTGCGCTGCTGATCGTTGATAACACCTTCCTCACCCCCTGTCTGCAGCGCCCCTTGGAACTCGGCGCCGACGTGGTGACCTACAGCGCCACTAAATTCCTTGCAGGCCACAACGATGTGGTTGCCGGCGCGCTGGTTGTTCGCACCCCGGAGCTGGCCGACAAGATCGCGTTTCTGCAGAATGCCTGCGGCGCCGTCCTGGGTCCGCAGGACGCCTGGCTCACCCTCCGCGGACTCAAGACACTGCCCCTCCGACTCCGTCAGCAGCAGGAGAACGCCACTGCCATCGCCGTCTGGCTCTCCGGCCACCCCCGCGTGCGCCGCGTCCTCTACCCCGGGATACCCGCCCATCCCGGACACGAGATCCTCGTCCGCGAGGGCAGCGGCTTCGGTGGCATGATCGCCTTCGAGGTTGACGACCCCGACCGCATACCCGCCATCCTCGAAAACGTGCATGTCTTTCTCTTTGCCGAAAGCCTGGGCGGCGTGGAGTCGCTGATCACCTATCCTGCGGTGCAGACGCACGCCGACATCGCCCCCGCGACCCGCGAGCGCCTGGGGATCAACGCCCGCCTCCTCCGCCTCTCGGTGGGGATCGAAGACAGGGATGACCTGATTCGCGATCTGGCGTCCGTCCTCTGA